One Methylocystis iwaonis genomic window, CAGTGCCCGCAAGGTCAGACGCTTTTCGTGACTTTCCTCGATGGCCTCTGACCCCCTGCCCCATCCTTGTCGGCGCCGGCGCGCGAGGCTATGGTCCGCGCGCAACCGGCAGGAGGGCGAGTGGCATGACAGGCAAAGCGGCATTGATTGTGACCCTCATCGGCCTCACGCTCGCGCTTTCCGCCTGTGACAAATGCGGCGGCTTCCAGGAAATTCGCGCGCCGAGCCTCCCCCACGCCTGTCGAGACGCCGCCGCGCGCTAAGATCGCATAAGGCCCAGAAGCGCGCTGCATTTGTGGCGCGCAAGGAATGCGCCAGCCGGAGGCCCAGCTTGTCGAAAGCCGATCCCTTCCTCGAAAAGAAACGCCGCGGCGAGAAGCTCGTCGTCGTCACCGCCTATGACGCGCCCACGGCGCGCATCGAGGCGGAGGCGGGCGTCGACATCATCCTCGTCGGCGACAGCGTCGGCGTGAATGTCCTCGGCTATGCGCATGAGCGCGACGTGACGCTTGCCGACATGGCGCACCACATCGCCGCCGTGCGGCGCGGCGCGCCTCAGATCTACGTCATCGGCGATCTTCCCTACGCCACCTATGACACGCCGGAAATGGCGCTCGCGAGCGCGCGCGTGTTGCGCGACGCCGGCGCCGATTGCGTGAAATTCGAAGGCGCGCAGCCCGATGTCGTAGCGGCGCTGACGGCGGCGGGCTTCGATGTCTGCGGGCATCTGGGGCTCGAATCCCAGCATCAGGAGATCAAGCGCCGACAGGGCAAGACCGCCGAGGCCGCCGCCAGGCTCTTTGACGACGCGCTTGCCGGCGACGCCGCGGGTCAAAAATTCCTCGTGCTGGAGCTCCTACCGAGCGAGCTTGCGGGACGCATTTCTCGAGCCGTCAAGGCGGCGACCATCGGCATCGGCGCAGGGCTGGAAACGGACGGGCAGGTGCTCGTCGTCAACGATCTCGCGGGCGTGACCACCCGCGAGTTCAAACACAACCGCCGTTATGGCGACATTGGCGCGGCGTTACGAGGGGCCGTCGCCGCCTATGCGCGGGATGTGCGGGCAGGCGCCTTCCCCGGTCCCGAGCATGCTTTCCAAATGGCCGCCGACGAACGCGCGGCCTTGGAGAACTGGCTGCAAGAGCGTAGGTGAACGGAGGGCGCTTTCAGGCGAAGTCGATCATCCCAGGGGCCATGCCGGACAGCTTGCGTCTCCACATCTCGGAATAAAGCGCCTCGATCCCGCGCGTATAGGCGCCGACGTCGAAGAGCGCCGTCGTCAGACGGTTTTCCGCCAGTTTCGACTTCAATCGAGCGAGGAGCGGCGGATCGCTGGCGAGCGTTCGCGCGATGGCGACGTAATCGTCGAAATCCGACGCGATCAGCTCGGGCAGCCCGACGGCGCTCAGAATGCTGCCCGCGACGCGCGCGGCGAAGGTTTCGCCGGGGCATGTGACGATTGGCGCCCCCGACCACAGAGCGTCGCTCGCCGTCGTATGCGCGCCGAAAGGACTCGTGTCCAACACGAGGTCGGCGAGCTGCAGGCGGGCGAGATGGTCGCTTTGGCCGAGATGGGCGGCGAAAATCAAACGCGCCGCATCGATCCCCCTGCCACGCATTTCGTTGCGCAGATTCCCCTTGGCGGCCTCGGTTTGCAAAAGCCACAGCACGCTCCCCGGCGCATCGTCGAGGAGGCGCGCCCATAGATCGAAGATGAAGGGCGTAAGCTTGTAGGCCTGGTTGAAGCAGCAGAAGACAAAGCCCTGCTCAGGCAGGCCGGCGGCGGCCCGCGTCGGCGCAAGCCCGAGCGGCGCGCGCCCGCGCGGCTGGTAGCATTGCGGCATATAAGCGAAGGCTTCGGCATAATCCGGCGCCGCGCCGCGCGGCGTAACGAAATGGTCGGTGATGATGTAATCACAGACGCCCGCGCCCATCGTTCCGGGATAACCAAGATAATTCACTTGCAGGGGCGCGGGCCGGAGCATGGTCACGCCAGTGCGCGCGCCGCTGGTGAATCCCTTGAGATCGACCAACATATCGACGCCGTCGGCGTGAATCCTCATTGCCGCCTCAGTGTCGCTTGCCGACGAAATATCGCAGAAGCCGTCGAAGGCCGCCGTCAGACGCCGCCGCATATTCCCATCATCGGCGCGGCCATAGCTGTAGCCGCGAATATCGAAGCGCGCCCGGTCGTGGGCCTCGAGTGTCTCGATGAGGAGATGCGCGGTAGCGTGGTCGTGGAAATCGGAAGACAGATAGCCGACCGTGATTTTTTCACGGCGGCGTAAGTCGAAACGCAAGCCGAGCCTGCCGCGCTCGAGAGCGGCCGCCACCCGTCTTTCCGCAGTCCAGCGTTCGGAACAGGCGCGCTGCTCACGCGCGGTGACGCCCGGCTCCGAGAGAAGAAGAAAGGGAGGGACAAGGCCGTCCCCGGGGGCCGTCATCATCGCGCGCATTTTCGGCGCGGCGCCGGCAAAGTCCCCCCATTCGCACATGGCGCGGGCGCGGTGGATGGACCTCATGGCGCCCTTTCGCAGGGAGAGCCGAGAATGTCGCGAATGCGACCCAGGGCGCCGACACCCAGCGAAACTCGTGCCGCTCTCTGCGCGTGCTGGCGAAGGCGCGGGATTTTCCGCCCCTGCAAAATTCTATATCTAGGCCTTGGTGGCCCTCTCGCGCCGGCGACGGCGTCCCTCGAATAGCAGGCGAAACATGACCTCTTTGGAGACGCCCGTCGGCCTCCTCATCATCAATCTCGGCACGCCGGACGCGCCGGACGTCGCTTCTGTGCGGCGCTACCTTGCGCAATTTCTCTCCGACCCCCGCGTGGTCGATCTGCCGCGCTTGCTTTGGCTGCCCATTCTGTACGGGATCGTGCTCAACACGCGGCCGAAGAAATCCGCCCATGCCTATGAGACGATCTGGAATCACGACATCGGCGAAGGCCCGCTGAAGACCATCACGCGGCTTCAGGCCGAAAAGCTTGCGGCGCTTGGGCTCTCCGGCAAGGCGCCCGTCATCGTGGATTACGCCTTGCGCTACGGCGCGCCGTCGATCGACGCGCAGATCGACGCGCTGATGGCCAAAGGCTGCGCGCGCATCGTTCTGTTGCCGCTCTATCCGCAATACGCCGCCTCGACCAACGCCTCGGTCGCCGACGCCGCCTTCGCCGCCGTAAAGCGCCTGCGCCGCCAGCCGGCGTTGCGCATCGGCGCGCCCTATTACGACGACCCCGCCTATATCGAGGCGCTGGCGGCGCGCATCACGCGCGACCTCGCCGCGCTCGATTTCGAGCCGGAAGTGATTATCGCCTCCTTCCACGGCCTGCCGCAGGCGCAGATCGATCGCGGCGACCCTTACCGCGCCCATTGCGAGGAAACGTGGCGTTTGCTGCGCGCTAGGCTTGGCATGGAGGAAGAGAAGCTGCGCCTCTCCTTCCAGTCGCGCTTCGGGCCGGCGAAATGGATCGGGCCTTATACGAGCGAAGTCGTCGAAGAGCTGGCGACGTCGGGCGTCAAGCGCCTGGCGATCGTCGCGCCGGGCTTTTCAGCCGATTGCCTCGAAACCATCGAGGAGCTCGGCGTGCAAATCCGCGATCTTTTCCTCCAAAAAGGCGGTGAGAAATTCGCGCGGCTGTCCTGCCTCAACGACAGCGAAGAAGGCATGGCGCTGGTTGCGACGCTGGCCAAGCGCGAGCTCTCGGGGTGGATTTGAGCCTTCTTGCTGACGCCGCAATTTTCGGGTCCGATATGCGCATGTCTCTGCCTCGTTTCCTCGCTATCGCCGCCGCCCTTGCCGTCGCCAGCCCTGCCGCGGCGCAGGACGGAGCCATTGCGACCGGCGGCCAGGCGGTCGGCGCGCTCTTCGAGTCGCTCGGCCTGCGCAAGCCGCCGCCGCCCGCGCCGGATTTCGTGCGCCAATCGCGTCCCGAGAAGATGGATTACGCGCCGCTCACGCCGACGCCTGAGAAAGACGGCAAGCAGCGCGCCGCCCAAATGCAGGCGGCGGGATCCGCGCTGGACCGCGCCGCCGCCGAGGCCCGTCGCCGCGCGGCGCGGGTGAAGGTCCCGAACTGATCGCCCCAAAAGGCGCTCGCAAAGCCGCTTGATCTTGCCGCGTTAAAAGTGGCCATATCGGCGCATGATGTCATTTGCATTTGAACAGCTCGCATCGGGCGCGTGTCATCCCCGGCGGGCAAAGCCCGATCGGGAAACCAGAGCCGCAAAAGCGCTGGTTTTGCCCGGAGCCCGTCATTGCGAGCGAAGCGAAGCAATCCAGGGCAGCGATGCGGCCCTGGATTGCTTCGCTTCGCTCGCAATGACGTCGGTGATTTCCTCTGTGTCCAAACGGCGCGAGCGTCAGGAATGGCGTCGCACCAATCGAGCGGATCTCGTATGAGATATTTTTCCCTCTTCGCCCTCGCCCTTTTCGCCGCGCCGCTTTGGGCGGAAGGCGCCTGCGCCCAGGCCAGCCGCTCGGTCGTTGCGATGACCTTGACGCAAAGCGATTACGGCGGCGGGCGCATCTATCTCCCGATGCGCTTCGGCAATGTCATGGGGACCATAAGGCTCGACACCGGCGCCTCGACGACGCGCCTGCGGCTCGCGCCCTGGAACAAGGACTTGCCCGCACTGTCGCAAAGCCTTTCGGCCGGGGCCACCGGGCAGACGACGCTTTGCGAGGATGTCGAAGCGAAGAATGTCGCGTTGAAGGCGGAGCAAGGCAATGACATCGCGCGAGGGGCGTATGAGGTCTCGCGCTGCGCCGCGAATGACGGCGACGATCTCCTTGGCCTCGATTTTTTCAGGAAGGCGCGCTTCTCGCTCGATTTCCAGCGCCGCGAGATGGTCTTTTTCGGCGAGCCGCTTGCGAGCGGCCACGCCAGGCCCTTCCGTCCCATCGGCCCCGAGAAGCGCCTCGTCGGCATAGAGCTGCGCGCAGGCAATACTGCAAGCGTCGGGCTTTTCGACACCGGCGCCGAAATCTGCGCCGTCGATCTCACCTTCATGAAAAAGAACCGCAAGCTTTTCACGCCCGTAAAGGAAAAAGCCAAAGCAAGCGAAGTGGGCGGCAAAAAGTTTTCATCCCGCCTCTACAAGATCAAGACGCTCGACCTCGGCGACGGGCGGGTGGCGCGCGATCTTTACGCGCTCGTCTATGATTTCGGCCCATTGCGCGAGGCGCTGGGCCGCGAGACGTCCTTTATTCTCGGCTATAATCTCATCGACCAGTTTACGTGGGAGCTGGATTTCCGCGCGCCCGAGAAGCCGATGTGGGACGCGAAGGGCAAATAACGAGAAATCACCGCCGTCATTGCGAGGAGGCGGAGCCGACGAAGCAATCCAGGGCCGCATCGCTGCCCTGGATTGCTTCGCTTCGCTCGCAATGACGGGGTCTGAGCAAAACGAGCGCTCTTATGCGGACTTTCAGCCCGCCGGGAATGACACGCGCCCGATCAAACCGAAATGGTCTCGAAAGGAAGCAGCGCGCAGCTCGAGAACGACGCCGGCAAAGCAAGCCGATGAAAGCGCGCCAGCCCTTGTTCCAGCCGCCAGCCACCCTTATAGACCACGGGCGGCCAGAATATCGTCAATCGCCCGCCGTCTGCCGGGCCCAACGGTCATGCCATGCTCGACACTGTGGAAATCGCCCTCTTCGCGGGGCTCGGAGTTTTCTTCGCCATCGGCCTCGCCGTTCTCGCCCGCTGGTCGAAGACGCGGCCGGCCCTGCTCGCCGCCTATGCGCTCATCGCCATCTCTTTCTTTTACGTCGGCTTTGCGATTCGCGCCGAGAATTCCGGCACATGGACTGGCTTCGAGATGAGCGCCGTCGCCGTCTTCGGCACGCTCGCCGGCCTGTCGATCATTGGCTCGCCGTGGTTCGTGACCGCCGGCCTAGCGCTGCACGCGGCCTGGACGCTCTATGAGCATTATTTCGGCTCGGGCTCGGCTTTCGCGCCGGCGCCTTTCGTCGTGGCCAATGCCGGCTTCGACGTCGTTGCGGCGCTCTATGTGGCCTTCATGACCCTCAAGGCCAAATTCGCCAAGGAGCCGGAGTCCGCTGCGCCCGAGCGCAAGCTCGCCGCCCGCTCGCAGAACCGCAAGGGAGCCGCTAAGTGAACGCCGTGGGGCCTGCTGATTTCAACATCCGCCACGACTGGACCGTCGACGAGATCGTCGCGATCCATAATCTGCCGCTGCTCGATCTGATCGCCCAGGCCAACGCGGTCCATCGTCGCTACCACGACGTCAACGACATTCAGAAGTCGGCGCTGCTCTCGATCAAGACCGGCGGCTGCCCGGAAGATTGCTCCTATTGCCCGCAATCGGCGCATCACCGCGAGGTGAAGCTCGACCGCGTCGATCTGCTCTCGACGGACGACGTGCTTACCGCTGCGAAGTCGGCCAAGGAGGCCGGCGCCGACCGCTTCTGCATGGGCGCCGCCTGGCGCTCGGCGCCCAAGGACAAGCGCTTCGACGCGGTGGTCGATATGGTGCGCGGCGTGCGGGAGCTCGGCATGGAGGCTTGCGTCACGCTCGGCATGATCGACGCGACCCAGGCGCAGCGCCTCGTCGAGGCCGGGCTCACGGCTTACAACCACAATCTCGACACCGGACCCGAATTCTACGGCGACATTATCACCACCCGCACCTATGAGGACCGTCTCGATACGCTGAAGGCGGTGCGCGGCGCGGGGCTGGAAATGTGCTGCGGCGGCATCATCGGCATGGGCGAGAGCGTGCGCGACCGCGCCGGCATGCTGCAGGTTCTCGCCGGATTTGATCCGCATCCGGAAAGCGTGCCGATCAATACGCTCGTCGCCGTCGAGGGCACGCCGCTCGCCGAGCGCGACAAGGTCGATCCACTCGATCTCGTGCGCATGATCGCGACGACGCGGATCGTCATGCCCAAATCCCGCGTGCGTCTGTCGGCGGGCCGCTCTTTCCTCACTCGCGAGGCGCAAATCCTCTGCCTCGTGGCCGGCGCCAACTCCATCTTCTACGGCGAGAAGCTGCTGACGACCGGCAACAAGGGCGTGAACGAGGACGACGCGCTCTTTAGCGCGCTTTCGGCTCGCATGGACTCATGCGAGCGATGAGAAAGCGCGCAGAGTCAAAAAGCTGAAGCGCATTCTTTTCGCAAAAGTCTATCAACTTTTGCGGAATGCGCTCTAGCGCTCTCGCGCCACGCTGAAATCAAGCTTGCGCCCCGCCGGCTCCCGGCGGGGGAAATTATTGGGGTCCAATCCCGCGATTTCCGCCGCGTTGAGAAAGAGAGGCTCGAGCAGATCGCGCTCGGCCTCCTCCAACAGGCCGCCGCCGGTTTCCTGGTCGATCCGTTCGAGGTCGTCGAAAAGGCTCGCGAGCGCCGTTACGATTTCTTCCTCCGCCGGC contains:
- a CDS encoding UDP-N-acetylglucosamine-peptide N-acetylglucosaminyltransferase, with translation MRSIHRARAMCEWGDFAGAAPKMRAMMTAPGDGLVPPFLLLSEPGVTAREQRACSERWTAERRVAAALERGRLGLRFDLRRREKITVGYLSSDFHDHATAHLLIETLEAHDRARFDIRGYSYGRADDGNMRRRLTAAFDGFCDISSASDTEAAMRIHADGVDMLVDLKGFTSGARTGVTMLRPAPLQVNYLGYPGTMGAGVCDYIITDHFVTPRGAAPDYAEAFAYMPQCYQPRGRAPLGLAPTRAAAGLPEQGFVFCCFNQAYKLTPFIFDLWARLLDDAPGSVLWLLQTEAAKGNLRNEMRGRGIDAARLIFAAHLGQSDHLARLQLADLVLDTSPFGAHTTASDALWSGAPIVTCPGETFAARVAGSILSAVGLPELIASDFDDYVAIARTLASDPPLLARLKSKLAENRLTTALFDVGAYTRGIEALYSEMWRRKLSGMAPGMIDFA
- the hemH gene encoding ferrochelatase, with protein sequence MTSLETPVGLLIINLGTPDAPDVASVRRYLAQFLSDPRVVDLPRLLWLPILYGIVLNTRPKKSAHAYETIWNHDIGEGPLKTITRLQAEKLAALGLSGKAPVIVDYALRYGAPSIDAQIDALMAKGCARIVLLPLYPQYAASTNASVADAAFAAVKRLRRQPALRIGAPYYDDPAYIEALAARITRDLAALDFEPEVIIASFHGLPQAQIDRGDPYRAHCEETWRLLRARLGMEEEKLRLSFQSRFGPAKWIGPYTSEVVEELATSGVKRLAIVAPGFSADCLETIEELGVQIRDLFLQKGGEKFARLSCLNDSEEGMALVATLAKRELSGWI
- the panB gene encoding 3-methyl-2-oxobutanoate hydroxymethyltransferase → MSKADPFLEKKRRGEKLVVVTAYDAPTARIEAEAGVDIILVGDSVGVNVLGYAHERDVTLADMAHHIAAVRRGAPQIYVIGDLPYATYDTPEMALASARVLRDAGADCVKFEGAQPDVVAALTAAGFDVCGHLGLESQHQEIKRRQGKTAEAAARLFDDALAGDAAGQKFLVLELLPSELAGRISRAVKAATIGIGAGLETDGQVLVVNDLAGVTTREFKHNRRYGDIGAALRGAVAAYARDVRAGAFPGPEHAFQMAADERAALENWLQERR
- a CDS encoding PTS sugar transporter subunit IIA, translated to MLDTVEIALFAGLGVFFAIGLAVLARWSKTRPALLAAYALIAISFFYVGFAIRAENSGTWTGFEMSAVAVFGTLAGLSIIGSPWFVTAGLALHAAWTLYEHYFGSGSAFAPAPFVVANAGFDVVAALYVAFMTLKAKFAKEPESAAPERKLAARSQNRKGAAK
- the bioB gene encoding biotin synthase BioB, giving the protein MNAVGPADFNIRHDWTVDEIVAIHNLPLLDLIAQANAVHRRYHDVNDIQKSALLSIKTGGCPEDCSYCPQSAHHREVKLDRVDLLSTDDVLTAAKSAKEAGADRFCMGAAWRSAPKDKRFDAVVDMVRGVRELGMEACVTLGMIDATQAQRLVEAGLTAYNHNLDTGPEFYGDIITTRTYEDRLDTLKAVRGAGLEMCCGGIIGMGESVRDRAGMLQVLAGFDPHPESVPINTLVAVEGTPLAERDKVDPLDLVRMIATTRIVMPKSRVRLSAGRSFLTREAQILCLVAGANSIFYGEKLLTTGNKGVNEDDALFSALSARMDSCER
- a CDS encoding aspartyl protease family protein — protein: MRYFSLFALALFAAPLWAEGACAQASRSVVAMTLTQSDYGGGRIYLPMRFGNVMGTIRLDTGASTTRLRLAPWNKDLPALSQSLSAGATGQTTLCEDVEAKNVALKAEQGNDIARGAYEVSRCAANDGDDLLGLDFFRKARFSLDFQRREMVFFGEPLASGHARPFRPIGPEKRLVGIELRAGNTASVGLFDTGAEICAVDLTFMKKNRKLFTPVKEKAKASEVGGKKFSSRLYKIKTLDLGDGRVARDLYALVYDFGPLREALGRETSFILGYNLIDQFTWELDFRAPEKPMWDAKGK